Part of the Cydia pomonella isolate Wapato2018A chromosome 5, ilCydPomo1, whole genome shotgun sequence genome is shown below.
ggtttataggtatttgttttagtctggggttttgattttaaattgtaGGTGTGTTAAAGTTTGTTTGTGTGGACGTGTTTCAGTTTTATAGTTCTTGGTAAATTGTAAATTGTTATCAAGACGTCCATGACGACCATGGCTAATGCGGATGGCATATAGCTTTTACACTTAACAAGTAATCAGATCCCGCAGTAGGTACCTAGACTTTTACTTGGTAAGTCTTAACTTTATTAGCACTAACTCTATAAATCCGTTTCGTTGCTGCCACATCTCTGTAAGAAAAACAAGTgttgtgtaaataaaataaaaaaataaactaaaatcaaACTGCAAAAATCCGATAGATGGCACTAACCCAAGAGAACATCAAAGATAGATCACGCTATAAAGATTTTTTCACAAACAACCTCGTCATTTGGACGATACATAGGTTAGGTAAGGTtcggagttaggttaggttcagagttaggttaggttcagagttaggttaggttcagagttaggttaggttcagagttaggttaggttcagagttaggttaggttcagagttaggttaggttcagagttaggttaggttcagagttaggttaggttcagagttaggttaggttcagagttaggttaggttcagagttaggttaggttcagagttaggttaggttcagagttaggttaggttcagagttaggttaggttcagagttaggttaggttcagagttaggttaggttcagagttaggttaggttcagagttaggttaggttcagagttaggttaggttcagagttaggttaggttcagagttaggttaggttcagagttaggttaggttcagagttaggttaggttcagagttaggttaggttcagagttaggttaggttcagagttaggttaggttcagagttaggttggGGCGCTAGGTCGGGTAACCTCCACGAGGGTCTGGGTCATTCCAATTTCTGTTGATCCTCGCGGATCCGCAGTCAAGGGAATGGCTCATGGCTGGTGCGCCCTGGGGGCAACGGTAAGTGATCTCCTGCGTGGGATTGCTTACCGGTGTTGCCAATAACCCGACACCCGGGAATAGCCCGGGAGGGGAGGGGTAGGTTGCTCTTGGCGTGTCTCTATGATCTCTTAGGCTATACCGGACAGGGCTACCCATACCGGGCAGGCGAAGAGAGAGGGACACTATCAAGAGCAGGGGGGACGGGTATACCTGCTTTCGGTGCCGAAACCGGGTGTACAGGCCTTGGCCACCGTCCCGAAACTCGTTATCCCAAATGATAAGGTGTTGTTGTCATGTCTAGCAGCCTTTGATGGGACCGAGGACCTTGCCTTGGTCGGCCGGGTCAAGAGGAGTTAACCTCAATAAAAAATCCACAATCCCCCGCATGGCGGTTCACCGTGCTGGGGTGCTCTTCTTAGAGCGGCTGGGGTGCTCATCAGTCACTAGTGGCCAAACCTGTGATACCTCCCGACCTCACAGCGTATATAGGGCCACAGTTTAGGTATTGGGGATCTCTGCCTCTGTGGAGCATTTGTTCTCCCCAACTCGTGGGAATTTAATggcaactaaaaataaaaaaactcctGAAAACGGCCCTTTTGAGGGCCAACACGAAAACGGCCCTTCTCAGGGCCAACACGAAAACGGCCCTTCTCAGGGCCAACATGAAAGCGGCTCTTCCCAGAGCCTGCCTGATGCGGTGTCGGAGCTGGATCAAAGAGCGTCGACAGACTCAGACTCAGACTTGGGGACTAACTCCCAGGCAAGAACGAGAGGAGTCAGAAATGAACGGTCAGGGAGGATACGTCGACTGTCTGACACGACGGACTCCGACGACCTTGCAAAGGACGATGAGACGGCTGGCGAGAAGTCAGTGGAAAGACAGTTGGCCCAAAAAAGGCGCCATACTGGATCGGACGAGGAAACGTGTCTGGGAAACCTGCCAAAAATAAATACAGCACGTCGAGGCGGGAAATGGGGAAAGAGCAAGACCCGCGGAGCGTACACGGGTATTGCTAAGACCAAATCCCTTGGGGCATACGTGGGAATAGCCAAGGCCAAAAGCATGCTGAAAATATGTCTCGAGCGAGGGTCTTCTGGGAAAAAAGCGGATAAGGATGCCAGACATACGCCCCAAGTTCACGGGCCGGCGTCCTGCTCGACGAAGGAAAAAAACCAAACATCTGAACAGGTCATTTCCGACGAGGAGCAAGAAATGGAGTGCAACCTGGTGCTGGAGGGTTGTCAGTCACCGGCTGCTGACGGAGACGAAGCGGATGTGGCCCGCAGGGCAGCCAAGAGGGTGCTGGCCGACGTCAGCAAGTCAGCGAATTTAAAGGGAACCATCCGCGGTCGCATTAACAAGGCGTGCCGCGAAATAATAAATGCCATGGATAACATTCACTCAAGAGAGGAGAATGAGGAGGTGCATGTCCTTCGGGCAAATAATAAAAGATTGAAGGAAGAGCTAGCTCATGCGACATCTGAATTGAAGGCGCTCAGAAAGGCCTTTTCCGATCGGAATAAGAAGGAGACTCCAGCAGGCAGTCTAAAGGCTAACCAGATCCTGGGGGCGGTAACGGATGCCTTGTCTGAGTTTAGGGAGGAGCTGTCGGCGAGTCTCTTCAAATCGCTAGGGGACATGGTTAATGCTCGCATAGACGACATAAAGAGTCGTCTCCCTCCAGCGCCGGTTGTTCGCCCGCCATTAGCGGCGGACCGAAAAAAGGCAGCTACGGCTGCCGCTAGGACGGTTTCTCCTACACGGTTTCCTGTGGTTGATCTGCCGGATGATCCCTGGACCCCGTTGGCGGTTCCTGCCCCCGCTCCTACCCCGAGGCCTGGCCCTGGGGAATCTGTAGAGAAATCTGTAGCATCGTCTGGGTCAACGCTAATGCCCCCTGCGAGAGCTGCACCTGGCCCGAAAGTGCCGCGGAGGAAACAAGTAGCTACCAAGCAGGTACCTCAGGTGACTCCTCCCCATCATGCGGGAAATTCTTCAAAACCCACCCCCGCTCCCCGAGCGAAGAGGGTTACTCAGACGGCGCTGCCGCCACCACCGACGACTGCTAATCAGACGTGGACAGAAGTATTGGGCCGTAAAGCAAAGAGGAAAGCTAATAAGAAAGCGTCTGCAGCAGTCCAACCGGCTGTGAAGCCAAAGCCGAAGCCGCGTAAATTGGTTGCTCCATCGACGGCGGGCATTGTTGTGGCTCTCAAACCAGAATCTGAGGCTACATATGCGGGGATCTTCGCCAAGGTGACGACTTCTTTTGGTCTAGCTGAGGTGGGGCTAGACCACGTTAAAGTTCGGAAAACGGCCGATGGGGCGCGTATCATTGAGGTCCCTGGTACCGACAATGGCAGGGCAGCCGATATCCTGCGCGAGAAATTGGAAGGCTTGGTCGGCAACGACGCGAGGGTGTACCGGCCAACAAAAATGGCCGGCTTGAGGGTATCAGGACTCATGGAATGTGCAACCAAGGAGGCAGTAGCCGAGGCAATTTCAGCGAAGGGTGGTTGCAGACTTGACGAGGTGAAGGTGGGCGCAATCCGTACTGGCTTTAATGGGGTAGGTTCGaccctcattaaatgcccagtGACAGCCGCCAACAAGATAGTAGAGGGAAGGCGTTTGCTTGTGGGGTGGTCGAGTGCACAAGTTCAAATATTAGATCCAGCACCGCTCCGCTGTTATAAATGCATGGGGACGGGACACGCTCGCGCCACTTGCCCTTCACAAGTAGAGAGAGGGAACCTGTGCTTCCGGTGCAGCAAGCCGGGACATAAGGCGTCGGGCTGCACCGAGGCGCCATTTTGCGCGGCGTGTCACCAAGCTAAGAAGCCAGCCGGCCACTATATGGGAGGCCAAGCATGCTGCCCCCCACCGACTAAGGGAAGAGTAGGCCCCGTCCAGACCCAGGGGCCCGAACAGAGATCCGCCCAAGGGGCTGACGAGGGACAAGAGATGGATACGTAATGTTGCCACGCCCTTACGAACTCCTACAGACTAACTTGAACAGATGCGCCCGTGCCCAAGACCTGCTCATGCAGGTAATAGCGGAGTGGGGCATAGGCGCGGCTGTGGTGGCGGAACCGTATTGCGTTCCTCCTCAGCCCAACTG
Proteins encoded:
- the LOC133518253 gene encoding uncharacterized protein LOC133518253, whose translation is MATKNKKTPENGPFEGQHENGPSQGQHENGPSQGQHESGSSQSLPDAVSELDQRASTDSDSDLGTNSQARTRGVRNERSGRIRRLSDTTDSDDLAKDDETAGEKSVERQLAQKRRHTGSDEETCLGNLPKINTARRGGKWGKSKTRGAYTGIAKTKSLGAYVGIAKAKSMLKICLERGSSGKKADKDARHTPQVHGPASCSTKEKNQTSEQVISDEEQEMECNLVLEGCQSPAADGDEADVARRAAKRVLADVSKSANLKGTIRGRINKACREIINAMDNIHSREENEEVHVLRANNKRLKEELAHATSELKALRKAFSDRNKKETPAGSLKANQILGAVTDALSEFREELSASLFKSLGDMVNARIDDIKSRLPPAPVVRPPLAADRKKAATAAARTVSPTRFPVVDLPDDPWTPLAVPAPAPTPRPGPGESVEKSVASSGSTLMPPARAAPGPKVPRRKQVATKQVPQVTPPHHAGNSSKPTPAPRAKRVTQTALPPPPTTANQTWTEVLGRKAKRKANKKASAAVQPAVKPKPKPRKLVAPSTAGIVVALKPESEATYAGIFAKVTTSFGLAEVGLDHVKVRKTADGARIIEVPGTDNGRAADILREKLEGLVGNDARVYRPTKMAGLRVSGLMECATKEAVAEAISAKGGCRLDEVKVGAIRTGFNGVGSTLIKCPVTAANKIVEGRRLLVGWSSAQVQILDPAPLRCYKCMGTGHARATCPSQVERGNLCFRCSKPGHKASGCTEAPFCAACHQAKKPAGHYMGGQACCPPPTKGRVGPVQTQGPEQRSAQGADEGQEMDT